From the genome of Sphaerochaeta sp.:
CCGGTCCATCAATCCATATTTGTCCAAAATCCCGATGGTCTTCCGCTCAATCTCCGGGTAGTAGACCAATCCGGTCTTCAGCTCGATGTTGGTGGTGATGTGGGCATGGGACGCCCATTCACAGTATTCCTCAAACGAAGGGATGTGCTGGACGGGATAGTCACCCGGCCGGATCCGGGAAGCATCCAGCTTTTCCAGCTCTTTGAACGTATATTCCCGAACCGGTCCGGTTCCATCCGTCGTCCGATCAACCTGCTCGTCATGAATGACGACGACCGTACCGTCCTTGGTCAATTGGACATCCAGTTCGATCTCATCGGCTTTGGCCTCTTCCGCCATCCGGAACGCCACCATGGTATTCTCCGGATATTTCCCACTATATCCACGATGTGCAACGACGTGCATCTGACTGCCTCCTCATTTCATTGCAGCTTTACTGTACCCGGAAAGCATGTACTTTTGGAATATGAAAAACAAGATTACCACCGGGAGGATCGCCATGACCGCGCCCGCCATGATCTCATGATTGTTCATCGTCCCCTGGCCGGCAAACGTCTCCCGCAACTTGGCCAATCCGACCGTAAGCACACGATGGGATTCCTCTTTGGCGATGATTTTCGGCCAGAAATAGCTGTTCCAACCGGAAGTGAAGGTGACCAACGTGACGGTGAACAACGTCGAGCTGCACATCGGCACCAAAATCTTGGTGATGATCCCCACCTTCCCAACCCGTCGATCTTCGCCGCATCGATGTAACTGTCATCAATAGAGAGGAATGTCTGCCGAAGCATGAAGATGTAGTATGGACTGACCGCTTCCGGAAGGATCAATCCCAGATAGGTGTCTGTCAGCCCCCAATGGGCGAACATCACGTAGATGGGGATGAACGTCACCTGCAACGGAATCATCAGGGCTCCGAGCACCACCAAGAACAATGTGTTCTTTCCCCGGAAATTTCCTTTGGAGAAGCCATATGCCGCGAACACCCCGGTGACGATCTGGCAGACCAAAATACCTGCGGTCATGATGATCGTATTCATGTAATACTTTGCGAACTTCACTTTCCGAAGCACGTTGGCATAATTCTCAAAATGGAATTCCTTCGGCCAGAACGTCGGCTTGAGAAGCAACACCTCATCCTGGCTTTTCACGGAAGTGATCAGCATCCAGTAAATCGGAAAAAACGCGATCACCGTGACGGCAATGGCCAACAACCACTGCACCACGCTGATGATCCGTTTTCTTCGTACCGCACGCTCGTTCCGTTCTGTCATGGTCAATGATGAATTACGCATCTTTCTTTCCTCACGTATCATAGTTCACCCTGCCATTGGAAAGCTTCATCGTGGAAGCGGTGATGATAAGGAGCAGGGCAAAGAATGCCAACGCCATGACGGCGGCACGATCCATGCGGAAATCCTCCATCGCATAGGAATAAATCTGGTAGACGAACACTTCCGTCGACCGGTTCGGCCCGCCGCCGGTCAGAATATCCACGCTCTGGAACACCTTCATCGAGGAGATGAACGTGGTGACGAACAGGAACAACGTCGTCGGACTGAGCATGGGGAGGGTGATGTGTCGGAGTTTCACCCAATAGGACGCCCCATCAAGATCTGCTGCTTCGTAATAGTCCGATGGGATGCTCCGCATCGCTGCAAGATAGACGATCATCCCGTATCCGATGGCCCGCCAGCCGGTCAGCATCAGCACGGAAATCATCGCCCACCCCGGCTTTCCCAGCCAATCGATCCGTTTCCCGCCAAGTCGACTAATGAAGTAGTTCAACACCCCGTTGTCCGTATTGAGAATCCACAGGAAAATGACGGCCGCCGAGCTCATGGCGACATACTTCGGCATGAACACGATGGCACGAAGCGCCCCGAAGCCACGATGCATCGTGTTGAAGATCAACGCCAGCAGCAATCCTCCGAGCAAGGTAATTGCAAGTTCTCCACCGGAATAGATGAACGTCACTTTCAGGGAATTGAGCAGATATTTTTTCCCTGACCCGTTGAACAACCATTTCCAATTCTTGAGACCTACATACTCGTAATGATCGTTCAGCAGGTTCCAGTTGGTGAAACTGATCTGTATCAGCTTCACAATGGGAAAATAGGTGAACAACAGAATCAAAACCAGCGCTGGTACCGTGCACCCGAAATCCTGCAGATGGTCAAGCGTGCGCGGTTTGATGCCTTTGAACGCCATGAAACGATGCCTCCTCATATCCAATGAGGGCACCAGAACGGTGCCCTCATATTGATCTTCAAACCTAATCTTCCAGAACCTCGTTGATCTCCTCAGCCATCTGAGGAATCCCTTTGTTGATGTCCTGGCCATTGTTGTAGAACTCGGAAAGATAATTCATCCAAATCTTGGCCAACTGGTTCCAGTTTTTGTTCTGGATACGGGGATAAATGTTGTCAAGGTTGTCGAAAATCGCCTTGAACGCCGGTTTCCTGGCAAGGAAATCCTTCCCTTCCTGCGTCTCAAGCACCGACTTGCGGGTCGGCATGTATCCGGTCCCTTCCGCCCACTTCATGTTGATGTCCTTGCTGCACAGATAGGAAAGGAACTGCCAAGCAGCATTCTTTGTCTGCTGGTCGTTCTTCGCCGGAATCAAGAGTACGCATCCGCCGATCTCCTGCTTCCGGGTATCCGTCGCAGGCAACCAAGCCATTCCAACCTCAAAGTCCTTACACTTGTCCACATAGGTGTTGTACAGGCTGGTGGTGTGAATGACGGAGAACGCTTTCTTGTCGATGAACGTCTGCCGCATGATGGAAGAGGCGTCCTTGCCCACGGCGAAATAGGCATATCCGTTGTTGATCCAGTCCCCGATCGCCTTGGTGGTCTCAACAGACGCTTTTCCATCAAGATCGGTGGAAATTCCATCAGGATTGACGATGTTCACGCCATTGTTCAGGAAGAATGTCTCGAAATACCACTGATCCCATCCAGGGATGATCGTCCCCCACACCTTCGTCGTGCCATCCGCATTGAACTCGGACACCTTGGCGAGGAACTCCTTCATATCCTTGAACTGTGTGGGGATCTCCACGCCTTTGGCCTTGGCCATGTCCTTGTTGTAATACAAGATCTGAGTAGAGATGAGGAACGGCAGGGAAACCTGCTTGCCATCATACGCCGCGGCTTGAATCATGCCTTCTCCGAAATCATGAATATCAAAACCGGTCGCCTGGATGTACGGAGTGAGATCCTCACACAAACCGGAAGCGCCATACTGGGCGACGTACGGCGTGTTTGCGACGACCAGCGCGGGAAGTCCGGTACCCGCAACCTGTGCGGCTACCAACGTCTCGTTCACCGTGGAATAACTGCCGATGTATTCGGCCTTCACCTTGATCTTGTCCTGGCTGTTGTTGAAATCGTTGACGATCTCATCCACCAGACCGGAATACTGGTTCTCCAACGCATGCCACCACGTTATCTCAATCGGAGCTGTTACGGCGTATTTTGACGGATCAATTTTCGGAGTCTCGGTCGTTACCGGAACACTCTGCGTTGCTGGAGCCTCCTTTGCCCCCCCTGCGAATACACCGGAGACGCACCACAGCGTCACAAAAAGGGCACATAAAAGCCCACTCCCCCTCTTTTTCATAGCTTCCTCCTTAAGAAATTAAGCAAACATAACTAATAATTGGTTGATATCTTCAGATTTCAAATATGAGCCTAAAGCAGATTCATCCTATTGTCAAATTTTTTTCAGTTTTCCTTGCGTTTCCAAGTTAAATACGCTTAATAATTATGCTATGAAACACGCACAATGTACCTTACAGGATATCGCAACCCGGGTTGGTTGCTCAGCCGCAGCCGTCTCCATGATTCTTGCCGGAAAACAGCATGGCCGGTTTTCCCGGGAAACGATCCAGAAGGTGTATCTGACCGCAAAGGAGATGGGATATCAGGCGAAACATCGTCTTCCGTCAGAGGGCATCATCATGATCATCTGCCCTTCGGTGATCAATCCCTACTATGCGACGCTCCTTCAAGGCATGGAAGCGGAGGCGGAGCACAACGGGTACAACACCATCATCTTCACCACCTACTGGTCATTGAAACGGGAACAGAAAGCGCTCCAGATGAGCGCAAGCCCCCAGGTGCTGGGCATCATTTTCGCCATGGCGCCCCAGCAACCCGACATGGTGCGGGAAGTGGCGAAAACCACCCCGGTAGTGACGGTCAGCGACCGGCAGAGCCACTACGGCCTGGATTCCGTGGAGGTGGACAACTACGACGCGGGCTATCGGATCGGCTCCTATCTGATCCAGCTTGGGCACCAGCACGTCTGTTATCTTTCCACCTCACTGAACACCCAGCACAGTTCCCGAGTCCTGCGCTACCAAGGGCTGGTGGACAGTTACGCCAACCTGCAGCCCCAGGGATCCGTCTCCGTCCTGTCACAAGAAGTGGAATCATCACAGGAACTCGCCACGGTGGAAATTGAATACCAGGTCGGCAGAATGCTCGCGAAACGGTGCATCGCCACGCTTCCCAAGGTGACGGCCATGGTCGCCATCAACGATATGATCGCCTATGGCGTCATGGATGAAACGCTGGAGGAAGGCTTCCGCATCCCACAGGATTACAGCGTCTCCGGCTTTGATGACATCTACCCGTCCCAGTTCCACAATGTGGCGCTGACCACCATCGACCATCACATCAACCAACGGGGGCACCGGGCGTTCTCCCTGATGCAAGCGAAACTGGAACACCGTCAGGAACCCGCTTCCTTCACCCATGTGGAGTTCACTAACTTCCTGGTGGTACGGGCGACGACGGCACCTCCACGAACGATCGGGACTTGAGAATCATCACGCGACACTGAGAGCGATCCATGAAACATTATTCAAGGATGCGGGGAAAAATCCATTGGGATTGTATTCACTTAAGATACGAGCCTATCTCCCCCAGATCAGTGAAGATGCCGTCCGGTTTGGTCTTTGACGCGGCCACCGTGCCCATATCCGATTCCCCGGAGAGCACCAGCAGCCCGACGGCCCCGTTGTCCACCCCGGTGGCCACGTCGGTGTAGATCCGGTCGCCGACGAACGCGATCTCCTCACGCTTCCATCCGGTGCGACGGATGATCATATCCACCGTCTCACGATGAGGCTTGCCGGTGACAAGCGGCTCTTTTCCCCCGGTGGACAGGGAGATCAAGGCGCAGAACGAACCGACATCCGGAATGAAGCCGCCTTCCACCGGACAGTTGATGTCCAGGTGGGTGGCCAGAAACAGCGCGCCGCCCCGGATCAAATCACACGCCCTCACCAGCTTGGCGTAGGTCAGTGTCGTGTCGAATCCGATGACGACAATGTTGGCGTTCTGTGAAAGTGGGATACCCCCTTGGCGGAAACTCTCCTCCAGCGCAGGCGTCCCGACCAGATAGACCGGCTCGCCAAGATGGTGTTCGTTCAGCCAGGCAATCATCACATCCCCGCTGGTCATGATCTGATCCTTTGAAATCCTGCATCCCATCCGCCCAAGCTTGTCCAGATACACCTCCGGACTCTTGGAGGAGTTGTTGGTGAAGAACAGGTAGTCACGCCCCGTCTCCTCCACCTTCCTGAGAAACTCCAGGCTGTGGGGAAGAATGGTATCCCCCAGATAGAAAGTGCCGTCCAGGTCCAGGACAAAATGCCGGCACCGGGACAGGAGGTCAGCTTTTTCCTGCATGGATGTTCCTCGTCGCCACCACGTCAATACCGGTGCCCAACACATCATGGATCACCACATCCCCGATACGCACCGGAGCGTGCATCCTCACCTTGTGGATGGCGTCCATTACCGGGAAGATCATCTTTTTGGGTACATCCGACTTGGTTTTGACGGACACCATCGCCATGTCCCCGCCATCCACCGGAACGGAACTGGTCACGATCCGCCTCGGATTGGTCGCTTCCTTGTGGGCGTAGACATCCCCCGTCCTGCAGGAATTGCCGGTGACGGAGAGTACTTCCCCGGTCTTCTCATCCATTTCCACCACCAGATTGCAACCCATCGGACAACCGATGCAGATGAATTCTTTCTTGCTCATCTCACGCCTCCTCCGTCTTCACCGTAACGGATGTGATGCCCGGATACCCGGTGAAACTCTTCTTCTGCAGGATCACCTGCTCCATCTCACCCGGGGCAAGCACCTTCTTCTTCAGATGCATCACCCGCGTGCCGTCATAGTATACGGATACGTACCGGCCTTTGTACACATCGCCCACCCGGAAGCGCACCGTCACCAAGTCAGCCATGTGGGAAACATCCAGGGACTGCGGGACGGTGTACCGCACTCCGTCGGTGGCCACGATGGGGATCTCCTGTTTGATCTGTGCTCCGCTTGCCACATACCGGGCGGCGCTCCGACCGGCCAACGCCGCCTCTTCGGAGACGTAATCCACCAGATCATGGACATGCAGCACGTTGCCGCAGGCGAAAATGCCATCCTGGCTGGTCTGAAGCATATCATCCACCACCGGACCGTTGGTCACCCGGTTGATGGCAACCCCTGCGCCACGGGACAGTTCGTTCTCCGGGATCAGGCCGACGGACAGCAGGAGCGTGTCACAGTCGTAGTGTTCCTCCGTCCCAGGGATCGGCTTGCGATGCTCGTCCACCTTGGCCAGCGTCACCCCGGTGATCCGCTCCTTGCCCTGGATGTCCACCACCGTGTGGGAAAGCTTCAACGGGATGCCGTAGTCGTCCAGGCACTGGACGATGTTCCGCTTCAGGCCACCGGAGAACGGCATCAACTCGGCGACCACCTTCACCTTGGCGCCTTCCAGCGTCATGCGCCGCGCCATGATCAGGCCGATGTCACCGCTGCCCAGGATCACCACACGGGAACCAACCTTGCAGCCTTCGATGTTCATCAGCCGCTGGGCCGTACCGGCGCTGTAGATGCCCGCCGGCCGGTAGCCCGGGATGTTCAGCGCGCCCCGGGGCCGCTCGCGGCATCCCATCGCCAAAATGATCGCCTTGGCGCTGATGGTAACCACGCCCTCCTCCCGGTTGATGTACGTCACCTGGTGCGGCTGGACATCCAGCACCATCGTGTCCACCAGAGCGGGGATGTGCCGTTTTGTGACCATGTCAATGTATCGCTGGGCGTACTCCGGTCCGGTCAACTCCTCCTTGAACGCGTGCAGTCCGAATCCGTTGTGGATGCACTGGTTGAGGATACCCCCCAGCTGATGGTTCCGCTCTACGATCAAGATGTCCTGGATTCCAGCGTCTCGTGCCGCCACGGCAGCGGACAATCCGGCCGGGCCTCCTCCGATCACCACGATGTCATGCGCGTTCATCATGATCCCCCCTGAGCAGTTCCGAACCCTTCTGGTTCTTGCAGACCGACTCCATCCGCATCTTCCTCTTCTCACAGAGCAGTTCCATGGTGCGCGGCGTGCAGAACCCTGCCTGGCACCGGCCCATCCCCGCTCTGGTCCTCCGTTTGATGCCATCCATGCTGACCGCACCCAGCGGCCGGGTGATGGCGTCGATGATCTCTCCTTCGGAGACCTGTTCGCACCGGCAGACGATCGTTCCGTACTCCGGATGTTCCTTGATCAGCTTGGTCCGCTCCTGAGGATCCATATCCCTGGTGCGGAGCATACCCT
Proteins encoded in this window:
- a CDS encoding glycerophosphodiester phosphodiesterase; this translates as MHVVAHRGYSGKYPENTMVAFRMAEEAKADEIELDVQLTKDGTVVVIHDEQVDRTTDGTGPVREYTFKELEKLDASRIRPGDYPVQHIPSFEEYCEWASHAHITTNIELKTGLVYYPEIERKTIGILDKYGLMDRVMFSSFNHLSLVETKRLAPQIPVGALIGKQGIVNAGYYCEKYGFEYYHPSYEALTDAAVAELKAHHVKMNVWTVDAMGPLEQLAAWGVDGVISNYCTVCRQYLDGAK
- a CDS encoding ABC transporter substrate-binding protein, producing the protein MKKRGSGLLCALFVTLWCVSGVFAGGAKEAPATQSVPVTTETPKIDPSKYAVTAPIEITWWHALENQYSGLVDEIVNDFNNSQDKIKVKAEYIGSYSTVNETLVAAQVAGTGLPALVVANTPYVAQYGASGLCEDLTPYIQATGFDIHDFGEGMIQAAAYDGKQVSLPFLISTQILYYNKDMAKAKGVEIPTQFKDMKEFLAKVSEFNADGTTKVWGTIIPGWDQWYFETFFLNNGVNIVNPDGISTDLDGKASVETTKAIGDWINNGYAYFAVGKDASSIMRQTFIDKKAFSVIHTTSLYNTYVDKCKDFEVGMAWLPATDTRKQEIGGCVLLIPAKNDQQTKNAAWQFLSYLCSKDINMKWAEGTGYMPTRKSVLETQEGKDFLARKPAFKAIFDNLDNIYPRIQNKNWNQLAKIWMNYLSEFYNNGQDINKGIPQMAEEINEVLED
- a CDS encoding FAD-dependent oxidoreductase, with product MRKVITSFSGLRAHEEGGDFVIGEASGAPGFFDAAGIESPGLSCSPAIGEEVAKMVAQAAGASEKKDFIATRKGMLRTRDMDPQERTKLIKEHPEYGTIVCRCEQVSEGEIIDAITRPLGAVSMDGIKRRTRAGMGRCQAGFCTPRTMELLCEKRKMRMESVCKNQKGSELLRGDHDERA
- a CDS encoding sugar ABC transporter permease, whose product is MAFKGIKPRTLDHLQDFGCTVPALVLILLFTYFPIVKLIQISFTNWNLLNDHYEYVGLKNWKWLFNGSGKKYLLNSLKVTFIYSGGELAITLLGGLLLALIFNTMHRGFGALRAIVFMPKYVAMSSAAVIFLWILNTDNGVLNYFISRLGGKRIDWLGKPGWAMISVLMLTGWRAIGYGMIVYLAAMRSIPSDYYEAADLDGASYWVKLRHITLPMLSPTTLFLFVTTFISSMKVFQSVDILTGGGPNRSTEVFVYQIYSYAMEDFRMDRAAVMALAFFALLLIITASTMKLSNGRVNYDT
- a CDS encoding HAD-IIA family hydrolase translates to MQEKADLLSRCRHFVLDLDGTFYLGDTILPHSLEFLRKVEETGRDYLFFTNNSSKSPEVYLDKLGRMGCRISKDQIMTSGDVMIAWLNEHHLGEPVYLVGTPALEESFRQGGIPLSQNANIVVIGFDTTLTYAKLVRACDLIRGGALFLATHLDINCPVEGGFIPDVGSFCALISLSTGGKEPLVTGKPHRETVDMIIRRTGWKREEIAFVGDRIYTDVATGVDNGAVGLLVLSGESDMGTVAASKTKPDGIFTDLGEIGSYLK
- a CDS encoding LacI family transcriptional regulator, encoding MKHAQCTLQDIATRVGCSAAAVSMILAGKQHGRFSRETIQKVYLTAKEMGYQAKHRLPSEGIIMIICPSVINPYYATLLQGMEAEAEHNGYNTIIFTTYWSLKREQKALQMSASPQVLGIIFAMAPQQPDMVREVAKTTPVVTVSDRQSHYGLDSVEVDNYDAGYRIGSYLIQLGHQHVCYLSTSLNTQHSSRVLRYQGLVDSYANLQPQGSVSVLSQEVESSQELATVEIEYQVGRMLAKRCIATLPKVTAMVAINDMIAYGVMDETLEEGFRIPQDYSVSGFDDIYPSQFHNVALTTIDHHINQRGHRAFSLMQAKLEHRQEPASFTHVEFTNFLVVRATTAPPRTIGT
- a CDS encoding DUF1667 domain-containing protein, with product MSKKEFICIGCPMGCNLVVEMDEKTGEVLSVTGNSCRTGDVYAHKEATNPRRIVTSSVPVDGGDMAMVSVKTKSDVPKKMIFPVMDAIHKVRMHAPVRIGDVVIHDVLGTGIDVVATRNIHAGKS
- a CDS encoding carbohydrate ABC transporter permease produces the protein MRNSSLTMTERNERAVRRKRIISVVQWLLAIAVTVIAFFPIYWMLITSVKSQDEVLLLKPTFWPKEFHFENYANVLRKVKFAKYYMNTIIMTAGILVCQIVTGVFAAYGFSKGNFRGKNTLFLVVLGALMIPLQVTFIPIYVMFAHWGLTDTYLGLILPEAVSPYYIFMLRQTFLSIDDSYIDAAKIDGLGRWGSSPRFWCRCAARRCSPSRWSPSLPVGTAISGRKSSPKRNPIVCLRSDWPSCGRRLPARGR
- a CDS encoding NAD(P)/FAD-dependent oxidoreductase produces the protein MMNAHDIVVIGGGPAGLSAAVAARDAGIQDILIVERNHQLGGILNQCIHNGFGLHAFKEELTGPEYAQRYIDMVTKRHIPALVDTMVLDVQPHQVTYINREEGVVTISAKAIILAMGCRERPRGALNIPGYRPAGIYSAGTAQRLMNIEGCKVGSRVVILGSGDIGLIMARRMTLEGAKVKVVAELMPFSGGLKRNIVQCLDDYGIPLKLSHTVVDIQGKERITGVTLAKVDEHRKPIPGTEEHYDCDTLLLSVGLIPENELSRGAGVAINRVTNGPVVDDMLQTSQDGIFACGNVLHVHDLVDYVSEEAALAGRSAARYVASGAQIKQEIPIVATDGVRYTVPQSLDVSHMADLVTVRFRVGDVYKGRYVSVYYDGTRVMHLKKKVLAPGEMEQVILQKKSFTGYPGITSVTVKTEEA